From one Brevibacterium sp. 'Marine' genomic stretch:
- the hemL gene encoding glutamate-1-semialdehyde 2,1-aminomutase: MTTAETNGHTTDRSAALFTRAEAVIPGGVNSPVRAFKAVGGTPRFITEATGAWLRDADGNDYIDLIGSWGPMIMGHSRPEVVAAVHEAAVKGFSFGTPSTGEVELAEEIVRRVDPVDQVRLVSSGTEATMSAIRLARGYTGRSKVVKFAGCYHGHVDSLLAQAGSGLATFSLPDTPGVTGAQAQDTIVVDYNDAAGLEAVFAEHGEDIACVITEASPGNMGVVPPRDGFTNTIRRLTKAHGALMISDEVMTGFRVSAAGWYGYEADTLGYPDGPADLFTFGKVMGGGFPAAAFGGRADVMAHLAPSGPVYQAGTLSGNPVATAAGLATLTLTTELDVYSHIGRAADILRPAVAASLEAEGVAHVIQSANSMFSVFFTDTDVTNYDQARAQNVDRYTAFFNAMLDQGIHMPPSAFEAWFLSYAHTDEILDRIISALPAAAKAAAAVPEAGKAQS, translated from the coding sequence ATGACGACAGCAGAGACGAACGGTCACACCACCGATCGGTCCGCCGCCCTCTTCACCCGCGCCGAGGCGGTCATCCCCGGTGGAGTGAACTCCCCGGTCCGCGCGTTCAAGGCCGTCGGCGGAACCCCCCGGTTCATCACCGAGGCGACCGGTGCGTGGCTGCGCGACGCCGACGGCAACGACTACATCGACCTCATCGGATCCTGGGGGCCGATGATCATGGGCCACTCCCGCCCCGAGGTCGTCGCCGCCGTCCATGAAGCCGCCGTCAAGGGCTTCTCCTTCGGCACTCCGTCGACCGGTGAGGTCGAACTCGCCGAGGAGATCGTTCGCCGCGTCGATCCCGTCGACCAGGTGCGTCTCGTGTCCTCGGGCACCGAGGCGACGATGTCGGCGATCCGCCTGGCCCGCGGATACACCGGCCGGTCCAAGGTCGTGAAGTTCGCGGGCTGCTACCACGGTCACGTCGACTCGCTGCTGGCCCAGGCCGGCTCCGGACTGGCCACCTTCTCCCTGCCCGACACTCCCGGAGTCACCGGAGCCCAGGCGCAGGACACGATCGTCGTCGACTACAACGACGCTGCCGGGCTCGAAGCCGTGTTCGCCGAACACGGCGAGGACATCGCCTGCGTCATCACGGAGGCGAGCCCCGGCAATATGGGCGTCGTGCCTCCCCGCGACGGCTTCACGAACACGATCCGCCGCCTGACCAAGGCTCATGGCGCGCTGATGATCAGCGACGAGGTGATGACCGGCTTCCGCGTCTCCGCCGCCGGCTGGTACGGATACGAAGCCGACACCCTCGGCTATCCTGACGGGCCGGCCGACCTGTTCACCTTCGGCAAGGTCATGGGCGGCGGCTTCCCGGCAGCGGCCTTCGGCGGTCGCGCCGACGTCATGGCGCACCTCGCCCCGTCCGGGCCCGTCTACCAGGCCGGAACGCTGTCGGGCAATCCGGTGGCCACCGCTGCCGGGCTGGCCACGCTCACGCTGACGACCGAACTGGACGTGTACTCGCATATCGGTCGTGCCGCGGACATTCTCCGTCCAGCAGTCGCTGCGAGCCTGGAGGCCGAAGGCGTCGCCCACGTCATCCAGTCCGCGAACTCGATGTTCTCCGTGTTCTTCACCGACACCGATGTGACGAATTACGACCAGGCCCGGGCGCAGAACGTCGACCGCTACACCGCATTCTTCAATGCCATGCTCGATCAGGGCATCCACATGCCCCCGAGCGCGTTCGAAGCCTGGTTCCTCTCGTACGCCCACACCGATGAGATCCTCGACCGGATCATCAGCGCCCTGCCTGCGGCGGCCAAGGCCGCGGCCGCAGTTCCGGAGGCCGGGAAGGCGCAGTCATGA
- a CDS encoding TlpA disulfide reductase family protein yields MSLGRHPLNRRALFTSALAAGTALALSACSENDELADQAGSDQGYVSGSGVVSQVAVEDRGKPLELSFETLDGESMSLADLRPTPVVVNLWYAACPPCRKEAPDLKSVSEEFGDKAQFIGVNVRDQEAAANAFIQNYQVPYPNMLDSNGEMVSLLSGVLPPQATPSTVVLDAQGRAAARVVGEVDSSTLKGLIEDVLSE; encoded by the coding sequence ATGAGTCTCGGTCGCCATCCCCTCAACCGGCGGGCCCTCTTCACCTCGGCGCTCGCCGCCGGCACGGCCCTGGCGCTCAGCGCCTGCAGCGAGAACGATGAGCTGGCCGATCAGGCCGGATCCGACCAGGGCTACGTCTCCGGTTCGGGCGTCGTCTCGCAGGTGGCGGTCGAGGATCGGGGGAAGCCTCTTGAACTGAGCTTCGAGACCCTCGACGGAGAGTCGATGTCGCTGGCAGATCTGCGCCCGACTCCGGTCGTCGTCAACCTCTGGTACGCGGCGTGCCCGCCGTGCCGGAAGGAAGCCCCGGACCTGAAATCGGTGTCCGAGGAGTTCGGGGACAAGGCCCAGTTCATCGGCGTCAACGTCCGCGACCAAGAGGCCGCGGCCAACGCGTTCATTCAGAACTACCAGGTGCCGTACCCGAACATGCTCGATTCGAACGGTGAGATGGTCTCCCTGCTCTCCGGCGTCCTGCCTCCGCAGGCCACCCCCTCGACGGTTGTCCTCGATGCGCAGGGTCGGGCGGCAGCCAGAGTCGTCGGCGAGGTCGACTCGTCGACTCTCAAGGGACTCATCGAGGACGTGCTGTCCGAGTGA
- a CDS encoding MarR family transcriptional regulator, with protein sequence MSEPRWLSAIDQRAWRSYLNGSQLLSTQLDKELRDKHGIGLPEYEILVRLSEHDDRTMRMALLATDTTMSRSRLTHSVARMEKRGLLERSAIPEDGRGVNCVMTEAGWQLLQAAAPDHVSGVRSHLVDLLDPEEMTTLGRIFTKVFDHMTDIDGA encoded by the coding sequence ATGAGCGAGCCACGCTGGCTGTCGGCCATCGACCAGAGGGCCTGGCGCAGCTACCTCAACGGCTCGCAGCTGCTGAGCACACAGTTGGACAAGGAGCTGCGGGACAAGCACGGCATCGGCCTGCCCGAATATGAGATCCTCGTGCGTCTGTCCGAACACGATGACCGGACGATGCGGATGGCGCTGCTGGCCACCGACACGACCATGTCCCGATCCCGGCTGACCCACAGCGTCGCCCGCATGGAGAAGCGGGGACTGCTGGAGCGCTCCGCCATCCCCGAGGACGGCCGCGGAGTCAACTGTGTGATGACCGAGGCCGGATGGCAGCTGCTGCAGGCCGCCGCTCCCGACCATGTCTCCGGAGTCCGCAGCCACCTCGTCGATCTCCTCGACCCCGAGGAGATGACGACCCTGGGCCGGATCTTCACCAAAGTGTTCGACCATATGACCGACATCGACGGCGCCTGA
- a CDS encoding histidine phosphatase family protein, with translation MTTIHLVRHGEVDNPEGVLYGRLPHFGLTERGHEMAVRVAEHFHAASTRPVELVASPLLRAQQTIRPLSKSLDLPVFDDDRVIEAANSFEGQKLNARRLAEPKNLVRLYNPLIPSWGEPYKQIVLRMRAAMASLRAKLHLHGPDAEGVIVSHQLPIWMTRLSGEGRSLVHDPRRRECDLASITSFTFDSSTLVSVSYESICADLQPGTAVAGA, from the coding sequence ATGACGACCATCCACCTCGTCCGCCACGGCGAAGTCGACAACCCCGAGGGCGTCCTCTACGGTCGTCTGCCGCATTTCGGCCTCACCGAGCGCGGACATGAGATGGCCGTGCGCGTCGCCGAGCACTTCCACGCCGCATCCACTCGTCCGGTCGAACTCGTCGCCTCTCCGCTGCTGCGGGCCCAGCAGACGATTCGTCCGCTGTCGAAGTCCCTCGACCTGCCGGTGTTCGACGACGACCGGGTCATCGAGGCGGCGAACTCCTTCGAGGGGCAGAAGCTCAATGCCCGCAGGCTCGCCGAACCGAAGAACCTGGTGCGCCTCTACAACCCGCTCATCCCGTCCTGGGGAGAGCCGTACAAGCAGATCGTGCTGCGGATGCGGGCGGCGATGGCGAGTCTGCGTGCCAAACTCCACCTCCATGGCCCCGACGCAGAGGGCGTCATCGTCTCCCACCAGCTTCCGATCTGGATGACCCGCCTGTCGGGGGAGGGACGTTCGCTCGTCCACGACCCGCGCAGACGTGAATGTGACCTGGCTTCTATCACCAGTTTCACATTCGATTCCTCCACACTGGTGTCCGTGAGTTACGAGAGCATCTGTGCGGATCTGCAGCCGGGCACCGCGGTGGCGGGAGCATGA